A region of Asticcacaulis excentricus DNA encodes the following proteins:
- a CDS encoding ABC-F family ATP-binding cassette domain-containing protein, with protein MIRLDNISKQNGHQILFIDASMGVQKGEKVGLVGPNGAGKTTLFRMITGQEPPDDGQVSIDAGMTIGYFSQDVGEMSGQSAVAAVMDGVGPVSALAAEMAELEAAMADPDQADNFDAVIERYGEVQARFEELDGYALEARAREVLAGLSFSQERMDGDVGLLSGGWKMRVALARILLMRPDGMLLDEPSNHLDLESLIWLEAFLKNYDGALLMTSHDRAFMNRIIGKVIEIDAGSLITYSGDLDFYDQQRALTEAQRQAQYERQQAMLAKEIKFIERFKARASHAAQVQSRVKKLDKIERVEAPRRRQSVQFEFRSPPRSGDDVLNLRDVHKSYGDHAIYSGLDFKVRRKERWCVLGANGAGKSTLLKLVAGDTTPDKGTVTVGASVKMGYFAQHSMDLLDGEETIFESLEGAFPQAPQGALRTLAGCFGFSGDDVEKPCRVLSGGEKARLVMARMLFDPPNLLVLDEPTNHLDMVTKEMLVAALADFEGTMLFVSHDRHFLAALSNRVLELTPDGVHEYGGGYTEYVARTGQEAPGLHPNG; from the coding sequence ATGATCCGCCTCGACAATATCAGCAAGCAAAACGGCCACCAGATCCTGTTCATCGACGCCTCCATGGGCGTGCAGAAGGGCGAGAAGGTCGGGCTGGTCGGGCCGAACGGCGCGGGTAAGACGACGCTGTTTCGCATGATCACCGGGCAGGAACCGCCCGATGACGGTCAGGTGTCGATCGATGCCGGCATGACCATCGGCTATTTCAGTCAGGACGTCGGCGAAATGTCCGGGCAAAGCGCCGTCGCCGCCGTGATGGATGGCGTCGGCCCGGTGAGCGCGCTGGCTGCCGAAATGGCCGAGCTTGAGGCCGCCATGGCCGACCCGGATCAGGCCGACAACTTCGATGCGGTTATCGAGCGCTATGGCGAGGTGCAGGCGCGCTTTGAGGAACTGGACGGCTATGCGCTGGAGGCGCGGGCGCGCGAAGTGCTGGCGGGCTTAAGCTTCAGCCAGGAGCGCATGGACGGCGACGTAGGCCTGCTCTCCGGCGGCTGGAAGATGCGCGTGGCGCTGGCGCGCATCCTGCTGATGCGGCCCGACGGCATGTTGCTCGACGAACCGTCGAACCACCTCGACCTCGAAAGCCTGATCTGGCTGGAAGCCTTTCTCAAAAACTACGACGGCGCGCTGCTGATGACCTCGCACGACCGCGCCTTCATGAACCGCATCATCGGCAAGGTCATCGAAATCGACGCCGGTTCGCTGATCACCTATTCCGGCGATCTCGACTTCTACGACCAGCAACGCGCCCTGACCGAGGCACAAAGGCAGGCGCAGTATGAGCGCCAGCAGGCCATGCTGGCCAAGGAAATCAAGTTTATCGAGCGCTTCAAGGCGCGCGCGTCCCATGCGGCGCAGGTGCAGAGCCGCGTCAAGAAGCTCGACAAGATCGAGCGCGTCGAGGCGCCGCGCCGCCGTCAGTCGGTACAGTTCGAATTCCGCAGCCCCCCGCGTTCGGGCGACGACGTGCTGAACCTACGCGATGTGCACAAAAGCTATGGCGACCACGCCATCTACAGCGGGCTCGACTTCAAGGTGCGGCGCAAGGAACGCTGGTGCGTGCTGGGGGCCAATGGCGCGGGCAAGTCCACCCTACTCAAGCTGGTGGCCGGGGATACCACACCCGACAAGGGCACGGTCACCGTCGGGGCCAGTGTGAAGATGGGTTATTTCGCCCAGCATTCCATGGACCTGCTCGATGGCGAAGAGACGATTTTCGAGTCGCTGGAAGGCGCATTCCCGCAGGCCCCGCAGGGTGCGCTGCGCACCCTGGCCGGATGCTTCGGTTTTTCCGGCGACGATGTTGAAAAGCCCTGCCGTGTGCTTTCGGGCGGCGAAAAGGCGCGGCTGGTCATGGCGCGGATGCTGTTCGATCCGCCCAATCTTCTGGTGCTCGACGAACCGACCAACCACCTGGATATGGTGACCAAGGAGATGCTGGTTGCGGCGCTGGCCGATTTCGAAGGGACCATGCTGTTCGTCTCGCACGACCGTCACTTTCTGGCGGCCCTGTCCAACCGCGTACTGGAACTGACGCCCGACGGCGTGCACGAATACGGCGGCGGCTATACGGAATATGTGGCGCGCACCGGTCAGGAAGCACCGGGCCTGCACCCGAACGGGTAA
- a CDS encoding acyltransferase family protein, whose translation MSDPKTAVQRLPSLDVLRGLTVIGMILVNATAGMYYGLQAKVFPLLLHAHWEGLKIADVVFPAFLTMVGLSIPMALHKAKMTTGLDAAQARKIGWRVVRLFLIGWLLSNLGWLAHFDGEPWRFWGVLQRIGLVYGAAAVLFLWFGPKTRLGIGAAILLLYWPLSLLPALDGLSGDIWERGHNFIASVDRLMFGAGGHNYVKGPEGYDPEGLLGTLPALAQALLGMAVGEFLMQSHRRSALTLAGAGAVLLIVGAGWGFVFPVIKDIWSSSFVLVTTGITFLALAPLHAWLDNRDTPLHGPLSLPVTFASAFGLNAIAAYVLHFLMNPLLGWDLLTQTYVLSRATVGEAVAALFPVALFILCVWLPVEYLRRKGWIIKV comes from the coding sequence ATGAGTGATCCGAAGACCGCGGTGCAACGCCTGCCCTCTCTGGATGTCCTGCGCGGCCTGACGGTCATCGGCATGATCCTCGTCAATGCGACGGCAGGCATGTATTACGGCCTTCAGGCCAAGGTTTTTCCGCTGCTTCTGCACGCCCACTGGGAAGGACTTAAGATCGCGGATGTGGTCTTTCCGGCCTTCCTGACCATGGTTGGCCTGTCAATCCCCATGGCCCTACACAAGGCCAAGATGACGACGGGCCTCGATGCCGCTCAGGCCCGCAAGATCGGCTGGCGCGTCGTTCGGCTGTTTCTCATCGGCTGGCTGTTGTCGAACCTTGGCTGGCTGGCGCATTTCGATGGCGAGCCCTGGCGCTTCTGGGGCGTGCTGCAACGCATCGGCCTCGTTTATGGCGCAGCGGCGGTGCTGTTCCTGTGGTTTGGGCCGAAGACGCGACTGGGGATCGGTGCAGCCATCCTGCTGCTCTACTGGCCCCTGAGCCTGCTTCCGGCGCTTGATGGCTTGTCGGGCGATATCTGGGAGCGCGGCCACAATTTCATCGCCTCGGTCGATCGCCTGATGTTCGGCGCGGGCGGCCATAACTACGTCAAGGGGCCGGAAGGCTACGACCCCGAAGGCCTGCTCGGCACCCTGCCCGCCCTCGCGCAGGCTTTGCTCGGCATGGCGGTGGGTGAGTTCCTGATGCAAAGCCACAGGCGCAGCGCCCTGACCCTCGCCGGGGCAGGCGCGGTTCTGCTGATCGTCGGCGCAGGCTGGGGCTTTGTCTTTCCGGTTATCAAGGACATCTGGTCGTCCTCCTTTGTGCTGGTGACGACGGGGATCACCTTCCTGGCTCTGGCGCCGCTGCATGCGTGGCTTGATAATCGCGACACCCCACTGCATGGCCCCCTCAGCCTGCCCGTAACCTTCGCCAGCGCCTTTGGCCTCAACGCCATTGCCGCCTATGTGCTGCATTTTCTGATGAACCCGCTGCTCGGCTGGGATTTACTGACCCAAACCTATGTCTTGAGCCGCGCCACAGTGGGCGAGGCCGTGGCAGCCCTGTTTCCCGTCGCCCTGTTCATTCTCTGCGTCTGGCTGCCGGTCGAATATCTGCGCCGCAAGGGTTGGATCATAAAGGTTTAA
- a CDS encoding EAL and GGDEF domain-containing protein, translating into MTVPLTPPASLSCRYMEGDATELTQLKGEAVDAIDTAMVITDTSGRFLYVNEAFRNLLGFSASELSGHTLGDLCRLHSDSCEHLEDILSDVHRNGQRSGELLVHDRNGHPMWVSFSATAMTDAAHRRRVIATVSDITYAKLNETLQCLVFDALLQDKPLSETLSLLCLEVGHMVQDVSMSVLRVAEGKLSPLAAPGLPDWYNAAIEGLAIGPVVGSCGTAAWRGEPVMVNDMRSDPLWAPYQALAEPLGYTACWSTPFKDKAGKVIGTFAFYSTQPFVLNTFVQSIVDVCTQLCTLAFEKDAFQTRIQYLAHHDSLTGLPNRGFYQTRLAEEAARATRQKTQLALHLIDLDRFKEVNDTMGHMVGDEVLITVAETLRDLASPGDVLARLGGDEFVFLQVGVTQRAQAEAKAEALVSALQSEMHAQFGHQAPDVGASLGFALYPDEGPTLDRLTRHADMALYKAKTDGRGCWRAFDATMAEALRRRRRLEADLRDALAHGQRGLSLVYQPQFCLNLNRFIGYEALVRWTHPELGAIPPCDFIPVAEEAGLITALGQWILSRALETAATWPAHLNLAVNLSPLQICEGDLTRYVQQELIRTGFRPQRLELEVTEGVLIENTDRALHVLRQLKAMGVRIAMDDFGTGYSSLSYLQTFPFDLIKIDRSFVEGLTPSPDRKVHKHGIPAEAIVRAVIGMAHAINIPVIAEGVETQEQMDLLRDMGADAVQGYLIGRPQAYCLSEAPPALLAAGQR; encoded by the coding sequence ATGACCGTTCCGCTTACCCCCCCTGCCTCCCTGTCCTGCCGTTATATGGAGGGCGACGCCACTGAGCTGACGCAACTCAAGGGAGAGGCCGTAGATGCTATAGACACCGCCATGGTGATCACCGACACCAGCGGCCGGTTTCTGTATGTCAACGAAGCGTTTCGCAACCTGCTTGGGTTCAGCGCCTCGGAGTTAAGCGGTCATACGCTGGGGGATCTGTGCCGCCTGCATTCGGATTCGTGTGAGCACCTCGAAGACATACTGAGCGACGTCCACCGCAACGGTCAGCGCAGCGGCGAGCTGCTGGTTCATGATCGCAACGGTCACCCGATGTGGGTGTCTTTCAGCGCCACCGCCATGACCGACGCCGCCCATCGCCGTCGCGTCATCGCCACGGTCAGCGACATCACCTACGCCAAGCTGAACGAAACGCTGCAATGTCTGGTGTTCGACGCGCTCTTACAGGATAAGCCCCTGTCCGAAACCCTGTCCCTGCTCTGCCTTGAAGTGGGACACATGGTGCAGGACGTCAGCATGTCGGTCCTGCGCGTGGCGGAGGGAAAGCTAAGCCCACTGGCCGCGCCAGGATTACCCGACTGGTACAATGCCGCCATCGAAGGCCTCGCCATTGGCCCCGTTGTCGGCTCGTGCGGGACCGCCGCTTGGCGCGGCGAGCCCGTCATGGTCAATGACATGCGCTCCGATCCCCTGTGGGCGCCTTATCAGGCATTGGCCGAGCCGCTGGGTTACACCGCCTGCTGGTCCACGCCCTTCAAGGACAAGGCAGGCAAGGTCATCGGCACCTTCGCCTTCTATTCAACCCAGCCGTTCGTCCTCAATACCTTCGTGCAGAGCATTGTCGATGTCTGCACACAGTTATGCACCCTGGCTTTCGAAAAGGATGCTTTTCAGACACGTATTCAGTATCTGGCCCATCATGACTCCCTGACCGGCTTGCCCAATCGCGGCTTCTACCAGACACGTCTGGCCGAAGAAGCTGCGCGTGCCACACGTCAGAAGACGCAACTGGCCCTGCATCTGATCGACCTTGACCGCTTCAAGGAGGTCAATGACACCATGGGGCACATGGTCGGCGACGAAGTGCTGATCACCGTTGCCGAAACCCTGCGCGATCTGGCCAGCCCCGGCGACGTGCTGGCGCGACTGGGGGGCGACGAATTCGTCTTTCTTCAGGTCGGCGTGACCCAGCGCGCTCAGGCCGAAGCCAAGGCCGAGGCGCTGGTCAGCGCCCTTCAATCGGAGATGCACGCACAATTTGGTCATCAGGCCCCCGATGTCGGGGCCAGCCTTGGCTTTGCCCTCTATCCCGACGAAGGCCCGACGCTTGATCGCCTGACGCGCCACGCCGATATGGCGCTGTATAAGGCCAAAACGGATGGTCGCGGCTGCTGGCGCGCCTTCGATGCCACCATGGCCGAGGCCCTGCGCCGCCGTCGCCGCCTTGAGGCCGATCTGCGTGACGCGCTTGCGCACGGTCAGCGAGGCCTGTCGCTGGTCTATCAGCCGCAGTTCTGCCTGAACCTCAATCGTTTCATCGGTTATGAGGCTCTGGTACGCTGGACGCACCCGGAACTGGGGGCGATCCCGCCGTGTGATTTCATTCCGGTGGCCGAAGAGGCCGGCCTGATCACCGCTCTGGGGCAATGGATATTGTCGCGCGCGCTGGAAACCGCCGCCACCTGGCCTGCGCATCTGAACCTTGCGGTCAATCTGTCGCCGTTGCAAATCTGCGAGGGCGATCTGACCCGCTATGTGCAGCAGGAACTGATCCGCACGGGCTTCCGGCCGCAGCGTCTGGAACTGGAGGTCACCGAAGGCGTGCTGATCGAAAACACCGACCGCGCCCTGCACGTGCTGCGCCAGCTCAAGGCCATGGGCGTGCGTATCGCCATGGACGATTTCGGCACCGGCTATTCCTCGCTCTCCTACCTTCAGACCTTCCCCTTCGACCTGATCAAGATCGACCGTAGCTTTGTCGAAGGTCTGACGCCGTCGCCGGACCGCAAGGTGCACAAGCACGGCATACCGGCCGAAGCGATCGTGCGCGCCGTTATCGGTATGGCGCACGCTATCAACATACCGGTCATCGCCGAAGGCGTGGAAACTCAGGAACAGATGGACCTGCTGCGCGACATGGGTGCCGATGCCGTACAGGGCTATCTGATCGGGCGGCCGCAGGCCTATTGCCTCAGTGAAGCGCCGCCTGCGCTTTTGGCAGCGGGTCAGCGCTGA
- a CDS encoding GntR family transcriptional regulator yields the protein MSIIDSVGRLEKNDPAPLYLQLQKVLREAIRARVFVADDAIPPERDLAEAFDVSRITVRKAIDGLVNEGLLTRRRGAGTFVAARVEKSFSKLSSFSEDMISRGRKPHSVWVSKSEGAVTPEEALSLGLSPGSLVYRFHRIRYADDSTMALEYSTIPGYCLPSIEAVGDSLYAALETSGHRPVRALQRLRAISFSRDQAEQLNVTAGEPGLFIERRGFLADGRAAEFTQSYYRGDAYDVVAELNDL from the coding sequence ATGTCCATCATAGACTCTGTCGGTCGCCTCGAAAAAAACGATCCCGCCCCGCTCTATCTGCAACTGCAAAAGGTGTTGCGCGAAGCCATCCGCGCGCGCGTCTTTGTGGCCGATGACGCCATCCCGCCCGAACGCGATCTGGCCGAAGCCTTTGACGTCTCACGCATTACTGTGCGCAAGGCCATTGACGGGCTGGTCAACGAAGGGCTTCTGACGCGCCGTCGCGGGGCCGGCACCTTTGTCGCCGCCCGCGTCGAAAAGAGCTTTTCCAAGCTGTCCTCCTTTTCCGAAGACATGATCTCGCGCGGCCGCAAACCGCACAGCGTCTGGGTCAGTAAGTCGGAAGGGGCCGTCACCCCCGAAGAAGCCCTGTCTCTGGGTCTGTCGCCCGGTTCGCTGGTCTATCGCTTTCACCGCATCCGGTATGCCGACGATTCGACCATGGCGCTGGAATATTCGACCATTCCCGGCTATTGCCTGCCTTCGATCGAAGCGGTCGGCGATTCGCTCTATGCGGCGCTGGAAACCTCCGGCCACCGTCCGGTGCGCGCGCTTCAGCGCCTGCGCGCTATCTCCTTTTCGCGCGATCAGGCCGAACAGTTGAATGTCACAGCCGGTGAGCCCGGCCTGTTTATCGAACGGCGTGGTTTTCTGGCCGACGGGCGCGCCGCTGAATTCACCCAGAGCTATTATCGCGGCGACGCCTATGATGTGGTCGCCGAACTGAACGATCTCTAG
- a CDS encoding translocation/assembly module TamB domain-containing protein, protein MTQDPTPDTPETAKAAIETQDHARSEAGDDLPPPERPAPVRKAFAWRKALMWTGGAVGALLVLGGIGVAALDSAPGKRFIVSQITGLKPDNGLRIGVGRIDGSIYGDFTVHDLTLSDAQGVFLKSPAVRLNWRPFGLLNKHLDVRELSSPRVEWLRQPALSETAKTTPSEPFTLPDLRIDAEKVDIKALYLAPPVTGDAQTLTLSGTAHLKNRRALIDARLSGDRGDRAVLKLDAQPDANRFDLSAAVDAPKGGAITGLAKLETPLTLRLEGKGDWKAWDGRLSGTAGDQPLADLNLTARDGLFGVKGTARPQAIVPSLSDTLSPAVRVDLSTTFRDRVADGTLSLAADALTLNAKGRVDLAKGAFGDLTIDAALLKPASIAKGLNGKDIAATLRLDGAFKRPLIDYGLSAGSIGFNDVVVHQLRAEGKSRLDGDHILIPVKASARHMTGLNAAAESLVSNITINGDLAWSDGLILSDNLKIRSDKINGTAIILAQPSEGRYEGALKGRINQYLVDGIGLFNLMIDADLRQLKAGGFGIVGKVDGESLRLDNSGLKSFFGGNFKFSGAMNTTANGDVILQRLTLTAPDFRLTSASGRLSKGRLEFKLAAQSAKYGPLSAEAGGTLKAPTLTLRAEKPGLGLGLQQVVAHINSTPQGYAITAEGGSQYGPLKADVLVLKSDGPLTIDVRTAQVAGFSAQGRVAQSASGPFTGTLNLTGRGINGTARLLAFDAVQGAQVSARANNALLPGEAEIRIGRAIIEATARLDEQPTIKGDVQLADVVYGQTYVEKARARIDLKGMRGTVQMIANGDAGTSFNLAANAQVSPDDALIALSGRAGQVPFALERPARVVRQGEDWVLTPAVLMTAQGKVNLAGRFGEVLRAQAQFDRFDLSILNIIDPNLGVNGTVSGGLDYTQRGKAFPQAQMQLSFDNLTRTTIARVSTPLDIQMQASVSETRSEARGLLRQGAADIGRFTLSIDPRGDGAWTQQLQNGAVSGGLRFNGPSSVLFSLAGLGDQQMTGNVALAADLSGTLRQPRLNGLVRGNGLVYEHLTFGTRISDIALEGRFSNDRLELQKFEGRAGDGRVSATGFVGLSADDNFPMKLNAKLDNARLAASDALASTVSGTLDVINDAQNGPWIRGNLNLPQFRYQVVFQGASKVDELEGVRIKGARVLDRKSTRVAPTLWNLDIRLRADNQIFVSGMGLDSEWKMNLTVGGTTRDPHIVGRLNALRGTYAFSGREFDIDKGEIIFDGGSLNNPEITLTATTKVDDITGTIGVSGRAQNPQIAFGSTPALPQDEVLSRLLFGENVANLSATQALQLAASLQALQGGGLNPLGKLRSVTGIDRLRVLGADASTGRGTALAAGQYLTNDIYVEIVTDTRGFTATQVEIALSRVLSVLTQVGSTTGTSVNLRYSRDY, encoded by the coding sequence ATGACACAGGACCCGACCCCCGATACGCCTGAAACCGCCAAAGCGGCAATAGAGACGCAGGACCACGCGCGCTCGGAAGCGGGCGACGACCTGCCGCCGCCGGAGCGTCCGGCCCCGGTGCGTAAAGCCTTTGCGTGGCGCAAGGCGCTGATGTGGACCGGGGGGGCGGTAGGCGCGCTGCTGGTGCTGGGCGGGATCGGCGTGGCCGCGCTCGATAGCGCGCCGGGCAAGCGGTTTATCGTTTCGCAAATCACCGGCCTTAAGCCTGATAATGGTCTGAGGATCGGTGTCGGGCGCATAGACGGCTCGATCTATGGCGATTTCACCGTTCACGACCTGACCCTGTCCGATGCGCAAGGCGTCTTCCTCAAAAGCCCGGCGGTGCGGCTCAACTGGCGGCCCTTTGGGCTGCTGAACAAGCATCTCGATGTGCGCGAACTGTCGTCGCCGCGCGTCGAGTGGCTGCGGCAACCCGCCCTGAGCGAAACGGCCAAGACCACGCCGTCCGAACCCTTCACCCTGCCCGATCTGCGCATCGACGCCGAAAAGGTCGATATCAAGGCCCTCTATCTGGCCCCGCCGGTGACCGGAGACGCCCAGACCCTGACGCTTAGCGGCACGGCCCATCTGAAAAACAGGCGCGCCCTGATCGACGCGCGTCTGAGCGGCGACCGTGGCGACCGCGCCGTCCTGAAACTCGATGCGCAGCCCGATGCCAACCGCTTTGACCTGAGTGCGGCGGTCGATGCGCCAAAAGGCGGCGCCATCACGGGACTGGCCAAACTGGAGACGCCCCTGACCCTGCGGCTGGAGGGCAAAGGTGACTGGAAAGCGTGGGACGGTCGCCTCAGCGGAACGGCGGGGGATCAGCCGCTGGCCGATCTAAACCTGACGGCGCGCGACGGCCTGTTCGGTGTGAAGGGCACGGCGCGACCGCAGGCCATTGTGCCGTCGCTGTCGGACACGCTGTCTCCGGCCGTCCGTGTCGATCTTTCGACGACGTTCAGGGACCGCGTCGCCGACGGCACCCTGTCTCTCGCCGCCGATGCCCTGACGCTGAACGCCAAGGGCCGTGTCGATCTGGCAAAAGGGGCGTTCGGTGATCTGACGATCGACGCCGCCCTGCTCAAACCCGCCAGTATCGCCAAGGGGCTGAATGGCAAGGATATTGCGGCGACGCTGCGTCTGGATGGGGCGTTCAAACGCCCCCTGATCGACTATGGACTGTCGGCCGGGAGCATCGGCTTTAACGATGTGGTGGTGCATCAACTCCGCGCCGAAGGCAAGTCGCGCCTCGATGGCGACCATATCCTGATCCCGGTCAAGGCCTCGGCCAGACACATGACCGGGTTGAATGCGGCGGCGGAGTCGTTAGTCAGCAATATCACGATCAATGGTGACCTGGCCTGGTCGGACGGCCTGATCCTGTCGGACAATCTCAAAATCCGCTCGGACAAGATCAATGGCACGGCCATCATCCTCGCCCAGCCGTCGGAAGGCCGTTACGAGGGCGCCCTTAAGGGGCGTATCAATCAGTATCTGGTCGATGGGATCGGCCTGTTTAACCTGATGATCGACGCCGATCTGCGTCAGCTCAAGGCCGGCGGCTTCGGCATTGTGGGCAAGGTCGATGGCGAAAGCCTGCGCCTCGACAATAGCGGCCTGAAGTCGTTTTTCGGCGGTAACTTCAAATTTTCCGGCGCGATGAACACCACCGCCAATGGCGACGTCATCCTGCAACGCCTGACCCTGACGGCACCCGATTTCCGCCTGACCTCGGCCAGCGGTCGCCTGTCGAAAGGGCGGCTGGAGTTCAAACTGGCGGCGCAGTCGGCCAAGTACGGGCCGTTGAGCGCCGAGGCCGGGGGAACATTGAAGGCCCCCACCTTGACCCTGCGCGCGGAAAAGCCCGGTCTGGGGCTGGGTCTGCAACAGGTGGTGGCGCACATCAATAGCACGCCGCAGGGCTATGCCATCACGGCCGAAGGCGGCTCGCAATACGGCCCTCTGAAGGCCGATGTGCTGGTGCTGAAAAGCGACGGCCCGCTGACCATCGACGTGCGCACGGCGCAGGTGGCGGGTTTCAGCGCGCAAGGCCGCGTGGCACAATCAGCCAGCGGCCCCTTTACGGGCACGCTGAACCTGACCGGGCGCGGGATCAACGGCACGGCGCGTCTGCTGGCCTTTGACGCCGTGCAGGGGGCTCAGGTCTCGGCCCGCGCCAACAATGCCCTGCTGCCCGGTGAAGCCGAAATCCGCATCGGGCGCGCCATTATTGAGGCCACGGCGCGCCTTGACGAACAACCGACGATCAAGGGCGATGTGCAACTGGCCGACGTGGTCTATGGCCAGACCTACGTCGAAAAGGCCCGCGCCCGCATCGACCTCAAAGGCATGCGCGGCACGGTGCAGATGATCGCCAATGGCGACGCCGGCACGTCGTTCAATCTGGCGGCCAATGCGCAGGTGTCGCCCGATGACGCTCTGATCGCCCTGTCCGGTCGCGCCGGTCAGGTGCCGTTTGCGCTGGAACGCCCCGCCCGCGTGGTGCGTCAGGGTGAGGATTGGGTACTGACCCCGGCGGTGCTGATGACCGCCCAAGGTAAAGTCAATCTGGCTGGACGCTTTGGCGAGGTCCTCCGCGCGCAGGCGCAGTTTGATCGCTTTGACCTGAGCATCCTCAACATTATCGACCCCAATCTGGGGGTTAATGGCACGGTGTCCGGCGGGCTCGACTACACCCAGCGGGGCAAGGCCTTCCCGCAGGCCCAGATGCAGCTTAGCTTCGACAATCTGACGCGCACCACCATTGCCCGCGTTTCGACGCCCCTCGATATCCAGATGCAGGCCAGCGTCAGTGAAACCCGCTCCGAAGCGCGCGGCCTACTGCGGCAGGGCGCGGCCGATATAGGCCGCTTCACCCTCAGCATCGACCCGCGCGGTGACGGCGCGTGGACGCAGCAATTGCAAAACGGCGCCGTTTCCGGCGGCCTGCGCTTCAATGGGCCGTCCAGCGTGCTGTTCTCACTCGCTGGCCTTGGCGATCAGCAGATGACCGGCAATGTGGCGCTGGCTGCCGACCTGTCGGGCACATTGCGCCAGCCGCGGCTCAATGGTCTGGTACGCGGCAACGGTCTGGTGTACGAACACCTGACCTTCGGCACGCGCATCAGCGATATCGCTCTGGAAGGCCGCTTCTCCAACGACCGGCTGGAACTGCAAAAGTTCGAAGGCCGCGCCGGAGACGGCCGCGTGTCGGCCACCGGCTTTGTGGGCCTGAGCGCCGACGACAACTTCCCGATGAAGCTGAATGCCAAACTGGACAATGCCCGTCTGGCAGCTTCGGACGCGCTGGCCTCCACCGTGTCGGGTACGCTCGATGTCATCAATGATGCCCAGAACGGCCCGTGGATACGCGGCAATCTCAACCTGCCGCAATTCCGTTATCAGGTGGTGTTTCAGGGAGCCTCCAAGGTCGACGAGCTGGAGGGCGTGCGCATCAAGGGCGCGCGTGTCTTGGATCGCAAATCAACCCGCGTCGCCCCCACCCTGTGGAACCTCGATATCCGCCTGCGCGCCGATAACCAGATCTTCGTTTCCGGCATGGGGCTGGACTCCGAATGGAAGATGAACCTGACGGTCGGCGGCACGACGCGCGACCCGCATATCGTGGGGCGGCTCAATGCCCTGCGCGGCACCTACGCCTTCTCCGGGCGTGAATTTGACATCGACAAGGGTGAGATCATCTTCGATGGCGGCAGCCTGAACAATCCGGAAATCACCCTGACCGCGACGACCAAGGTCGATGACATCACCGGCACCATCGGTGTCTCAGGCCGCGCCCAGAACCCGCAGATCGCCTTTGGCTCCACCCCGGCCCTGCCGCAGGACGAGGTGCTGTCGCGCCTTTTGTTCGGCGAAAATGTCGCCAACCTGTCGGCGACGCAGGCCCTACAACTGGCGGCCTCGCTTCAGGCGCTTCAGGGGGGCGGGCTTAACCCGCTGGGTAAGCTGCGTTCGGTGACCGGTATTGACCGTCTGCGCGTGCTGGGGGCCGATGCCTCGACGGGCCGGGGCACGGCGTTGGCGGCGGGTCAGTACCTGACCAACGACATCTATGTCGAGATCGTCACCGATACGCGCGGCTTCACGGCCACGCAGGTCGAGATCGCCCTGTCGCGCGTCCTGTCGGTGCTGACACAGGTCGGCTCCACGACGGGCACCAGCGTCAATCTCCGATACTCGCGGGACTATTAG
- a CDS encoding DUF4287 domain-containing protein, translating to MTDKIKGPASYFPSIEKTYGRPVAEWQALVRERLPAKHMELVSMLKTEHGMGHGHANAIVAYTLANDVS from the coding sequence ATGACCGATAAGATCAAAGGACCGGCTTCCTATTTTCCCTCGATCGAAAAAACATATGGCCGACCAGTGGCGGAATGGCAGGCCTTGGTCAGAGAGAGGCTTCCAGCCAAACATATGGAACTGGTCTCTATGCTCAAAACCGAACACGGCATGGGGCACGGTCACGCCAATGCTATCGTCGCTTACACTCTGGCGAATGACGTTTCATAA